A region of the Primulina eburnea isolate SZY01 chromosome 7, ASM2296580v1, whole genome shotgun sequence genome:
CGGAGTCGTGGACGCTGGCAACGGCCTGCACTATTTCTCCCTCTTCGACGCTCAGATCGACGCCGTATTCGCGGCCATGTCGGCGTTGAAATATGAAGACGTCGGAATCATTGTCAGCGAAACCGGGTGGCCGTCCAAAGGCGACTCAAACGAGCACGGCGCAAGTTTAGAAAACGCAGCCTCGTACACCGGAAACATAGTCCGCCGAGTCCTCACCGGCGGCGGGACCCCATTGCGACCCAACGAAAACCTGACCGTGTTCCTGTTCGCCCTCTTCAACGAGAACAAGAAGGTGGGACCCACGTCGGAGAGGAACTTCGGGCTGTTCTACCCCAACGAGAAGAAGGTTTACGAGGTTCCGTTCACATTGGAAGGTCTGAAGAGCTACAGAGAAATCCAACCTCCGGGCACAAGCGGCAAGCAGAGAGTATCGACATCGACGGGGAGTGGGGAGACGTGGTGCGTGGCGAAGATGGATGCCGGTAAGGATAAGCTGCAGGAGGGTCTAGATTACGCTTGTGGTGAAGGTGGCGCGGATTGCCATCCGATCCAGCCAGGGTCCACGTGTTTCGATCCTAACACACTCGAGGCTCACGCATCGTACGCGTTCAACAGTTATTATCAGAAGAAGGGACGTGGCATCGGGACTTGCTTCTTTGGTGGGGCCTCTTATATTGCTACTCAACACCCCAGTAAGATTTCTtccattttattatttttattaactgGTCACACGattaatttctttatttttatttttaaattcttACAAAAGAGTTAGTTTTTTGATTTATCGTATTTCGTCTGTatcattatattttttttcatcaaAACATAAACCAAAAAATAAATGAATCAGGCACTCTGTTATTCGTAATTAATTTTAGTTATGTGGTTGTAGAGTATGGCAAATGTGAGTTCCCGACTGGAtactgaagaagaagaagacgaTGGGACCCCCCGTTCAAAGTCTCTTTTGTATGAAGTGGTTCATGTAACGTCATCCCATCCCATCCCATCCTTGTTATGGGTAGAGTAGATGCTATCTGTGGAGGGCAGTGCCCTCACAGGATCTAAGCCATTGATTTTACGGTCTTTGATCACTTCATGGGGTGTATGTGTGTTTAAATCTGGGCCTTTGATCACTTCATGGGGACAAATAAACCCTTGTTATGACATATTCTAATTCTGTtatatacatattttaatttaattacaggTTATTAGTGTGTTAATGTTATGCGTCGTTTGGTGTTAATTAATAAGATATTAATTGATTATTTCACATACATATGGAATTCATTTGCATCTGTGTTCAGTACTGTAATTAAAGggtaaattatttatttctatATTACCTAATATTATATAGAATTAGTAATAAAAAAATCTTTCCAGATACTTATTGTTATATGTCCATACACTATTTTTCAattctaaaaaataataataataaaactacGTTCTAGAACTTCATTGTTCGACGCAGACCAATCACAAACTTACCAAGTATTCTTCGCTTTGACCAGTAAAAACGTTGAATTCAAAACCCGTTCAAAGTTTCTTATTATTTATGGTGTTTGGAACTCGTACGACATGTCCATATAAATTACattctattaaaaaaaaacatgtttatgaaaataattatataatcgAGGTAATTTTTTCGATCAAACTTTATTAGAAATTTTATTGGCTGTATTTTGTTATCTCGAAAAATATAACATATC
Encoded here:
- the LOC140836514 gene encoding glucan endo-1,3-beta-glucosidase 3-like, whose protein sequence is MQFMEALPISLLLLIFSLLSIAEGGGSIGVNYGRIANNLPSATKVVQLLKSQGLDRVKAYDTDPAVLKALSGSGIRVTVNLPNELLYSAARRQSFAYSWVLRNVVAYHPSTAIEAIAVGNEVFVDAHNTTRYLIPALYNIQEALVKYKLHEDIKLSSPIALSALQNSYPSSDGTFRPDLIEPVFKPMLEFLRKTRSKLMVNVYPFFAYESNADVIPLDYALSRENPGVVDAGNGLHYFSLFDAQIDAVFAAMSALKYEDVGIIVSETGWPSKGDSNEHGASLENAASYTGNIVRRVLTGGGTPLRPNENLTVFLFALFNENKKVGPTSERNFGLFYPNEKKVYEVPFTLEGLKSYREIQPPGTSGKQRVSTSTGSGETWCVAKMDAGKDKLQEGLDYACGEGGADCHPIQPGSTCFDPNTLEAHASYAFNSYYQKKGRGIGTCFFGGASYIATQHPKYGKCEFPTGY